In one window of Laspinema palackyanum D2c DNA:
- a CDS encoding helix-turn-helix transcriptional regulator has protein sequence MIRKKDTITLSIPPGTKERLEEIADELKVRWGDRGSISGLLTAIAQGKFQVGQSLTLTNAQVQALQQANRLLIDSGYIPEAQTLTTLLLDRGNLEAPLRLALQQLVTQPSEAWRLRAEEQIQNQQTFRLFYRNAQDSELEYTVRYAQVTFREKRFYLEIWCEETEDIPNTDFPELIHNRCLRLDRIKEIQPIAGEWRNGLDFIEVYLHFYEGLVKAYESKGNDISNEVIGEVRQVVRRVSNPFWLIREILPYGNKCQVVAPQAIRDRVKEEIHAIYQRYQEPNTLPPS, from the coding sequence ATGATCCGAAAAAAAGACACCATTACACTGTCAATTCCCCCTGGGACCAAGGAACGACTGGAAGAAATCGCCGATGAACTGAAGGTGCGGTGGGGCGATCGCGGGAGTATCTCGGGGTTGCTGACGGCGATCGCCCAGGGGAAATTTCAAGTGGGACAGTCCCTAACCCTGACTAACGCCCAGGTTCAGGCCCTCCAGCAAGCTAACCGCCTCTTGATTGATTCAGGCTATATCCCCGAAGCCCAAACCCTGACTACTCTACTCCTCGACCGAGGGAATTTAGAGGCCCCCCTGCGTCTAGCCCTCCAGCAACTGGTCACTCAACCCAGTGAGGCATGGCGTCTGCGGGCCGAGGAGCAAATCCAGAACCAGCAAACGTTTCGACTGTTTTATCGGAACGCCCAAGACAGTGAGTTGGAATACACGGTGCGTTACGCTCAAGTCACCTTTCGCGAAAAGCGCTTTTATTTGGAAATTTGGTGCGAGGAGACCGAAGATATCCCCAACACGGATTTTCCCGAACTCATCCATAATCGCTGCCTGCGCCTGGATCGGATTAAAGAGATTCAACCGATCGCAGGGGAATGGCGAAATGGTCTCGACTTTATTGAAGTGTACTTACACTTTTATGAAGGCTTGGTCAAAGCCTATGAAAGCAAAGGCAATGACATCAGCAATGAGGTGATTGGCGAGGTGCGCCAAGTGGTCCGTCGGGTTTCTAACCCCTTCTGGTTGATTCGAGAAATCCTCCCCTACGGCAATAAATGCCAAGTGGTGGCCCCCCAAGCTATCCGCGATCGGGTTAAGGAAGAAATTCATGCCATCTACCAACGCTATCAAGAACCCAATACTCTGCCGCCCTCCTAA
- a CDS encoding response regulator, whose protein sequence is MNSALNPHTILIANDDSSFCLLIEEAFHEIRANITLFFVEDGEQLLDYLYRRGRYHDPLNSPFPDLLLLDLNMPRLDGREALVQIKSDPQFKIIPIVILSSSYHEEDISKCYNSGANSFIVNPLNFDQLTVAMQSLCNYWLSVVALPPKKL, encoded by the coding sequence ATGAATTCAGCCCTCAACCCCCACACTATTTTAATCGCGAATGACGATTCCTCCTTCTGTCTCCTGATTGAAGAAGCCTTTCACGAAATTCGCGCCAACATCACCCTATTTTTTGTAGAAGATGGAGAGCAACTCCTCGACTATCTCTATCGGCGAGGTCGTTATCATGACCCCCTCAATTCGCCTTTTCCTGATCTCCTTTTGCTCGATCTCAATATGCCCAGACTCGACGGACGAGAGGCATTAGTCCAAATTAAATCTGACCCCCAATTCAAGATAATTCCCATTGTTATCCTGAGTAGTTCTTATCATGAAGAAGATATTTCTAAATGCTATAACTCCGGTGCTAACTCCTTTATAGTCAACCCCTTAAACTTTGACCAATTAACAGTGGCCATGCAGAGCTTATGCAACTATTGGTTATCCGTCGTCGCCCTTCCCCCTAAAAAACTATAA
- a CDS encoding CRISPR-associated protein Csc3: MSQRLRLLKGPPTSLEERYFSDIRPVLYERHGAHQQYGVRTGTTLAEHLDSACQFILTVSRQAGVPDRIREILLATAAVHDLNKLGDASGRNVKQLARDRTFLEKQLERACVKSLVPSEDSLELARRLIERHSGHGVSDGMIFSPEPDEMEAWVAMLRAADLFDLGIPEHKRIQKLQTELTVAFERACSLYQVRISKDLGYITALLLNAAEEILVKQGMTPLAIFPDGVLLEGVAWPQGDLIPKIAARWQSKINEVFGKNIEQLVNPTKDGIKISPQAINQDIDEVVAIAFGFLEKKKGGFKASKIEQDIAKWGQKAGSTALAEAEAVGLVPVSNPEEFAIAEGLKAVYLSYRSLQPQPSTQETWDLIASQVGISPVHRAAIEPFDPQYARPLFAAKVVTKGREGIEAALRDSLQKRKESESGSDGSEDSTVAPEIRTAVEQLLNLPVPSLLNGFDALTDYITTNPKERSSLGYTSANTEKLRSPNMPPGTKVQMFSNRIPGGMSAEPTRYADSIEALAYQLVAVGGQFPAGSKNEPMYLHFLLPPGSSPELRRIWIEFLRDKARINPEGGPIQVDERKLYRDNQLEFKSSKVVGFAFPQRSDYINGNVLIPLLWGDTNVSVSLLKSLWLALELSLSLEVGFPFIVSSHLEIDPSAEVYGKVEGIPTSLSPLLETGQYSRENAAKIRDRLRCLGPLVLAVASPKKRDDCLYDLARATSQPFSLYYVLLRWILREKENPNWETIWSEICEPLNTLLESLMPKENHTLTQYLKQAAQLAVAGKIWGSSYKRTASIEPFGNFIAAIRSQKPYMDLDLIFAALVQNYHTRLDRIREHGVGATKFEQIKDYYQVLRQLYEEVYQGRAEKLMADQKTLESAYFFFLQDARNKAKAESENSEIEVTETVE, from the coding sequence ATGTCGCAACGTCTTCGACTCTTGAAAGGCCCACCCACCAGTTTGGAGGAGCGCTATTTCAGCGATATTCGCCCGGTCCTGTATGAACGTCATGGCGCTCATCAGCAGTACGGAGTCAGAACCGGAACCACTTTGGCAGAACATTTGGATTCAGCTTGTCAGTTTATCTTGACAGTCAGCCGCCAAGCCGGAGTCCCGGATCGGATCCGGGAAATTCTCCTAGCAACCGCAGCGGTTCACGACCTCAATAAACTTGGCGACGCTTCTGGGCGTAACGTGAAACAGTTGGCGAGAGATCGAACATTTCTCGAAAAGCAGCTTGAAAGAGCCTGTGTCAAGTCTCTGGTTCCCTCAGAAGACTCACTAGAACTAGCGCGACGCCTGATCGAAAGGCACTCGGGTCATGGCGTCAGCGATGGCATGATTTTTTCCCCGGAACCGGATGAGATGGAAGCCTGGGTTGCGATGTTAAGAGCTGCCGATTTATTTGATTTAGGAATTCCTGAACACAAGCGGATTCAAAAATTGCAAACAGAGCTAACCGTAGCTTTTGAACGGGCCTGTTCTCTTTACCAAGTGAGAATCTCGAAGGATCTGGGATACATCACAGCTTTATTGCTCAATGCAGCGGAGGAAATTTTAGTCAAACAGGGAATGACTCCTTTGGCGATTTTCCCCGATGGCGTTCTGTTGGAGGGGGTAGCTTGGCCGCAAGGAGATTTAATCCCCAAAATAGCAGCACGGTGGCAATCCAAGATTAATGAAGTATTCGGTAAAAATATCGAGCAACTGGTTAATCCAACCAAGGATGGAATTAAAATTTCTCCGCAAGCGATCAACCAAGATATCGATGAAGTGGTGGCGATCGCCTTCGGGTTTTTAGAAAAAAAGAAAGGAGGGTTTAAAGCCAGCAAAATTGAGCAGGATATTGCCAAATGGGGACAAAAAGCCGGTTCAACGGCCTTAGCGGAGGCGGAAGCGGTGGGATTAGTCCCTGTGAGTAACCCGGAAGAATTTGCGATCGCCGAGGGATTAAAAGCGGTTTATTTAAGTTATCGCAGCCTTCAGCCCCAACCTAGCACCCAAGAAACTTGGGATTTAATTGCCTCTCAGGTGGGGATTTCTCCGGTTCATCGGGCGGCGATCGAACCCTTTGACCCGCAGTATGCGCGTCCTTTGTTTGCCGCCAAAGTGGTTACAAAAGGCCGCGAAGGAATCGAAGCAGCCTTGCGAGACTCCCTCCAAAAAAGAAAAGAGAGTGAGAGCGGAAGCGATGGCTCAGAGGACTCAACCGTTGCGCCAGAAATTCGCACAGCAGTCGAGCAACTATTAAACCTACCTGTTCCCTCCCTGCTCAATGGATTTGATGCCTTGACCGATTACATTACGACTAATCCCAAAGAGCGGTCTTCTTTGGGTTATACATCCGCTAACACTGAAAAACTGCGGTCTCCAAATATGCCACCGGGAACCAAAGTGCAGATGTTTTCTAATCGAATTCCCGGTGGAATGAGCGCGGAACCGACTCGGTATGCAGATTCTATTGAAGCATTAGCCTATCAGTTAGTCGCGGTGGGTGGACAGTTTCCAGCAGGTAGTAAAAATGAACCGATGTACTTACACTTCCTCCTGCCTCCCGGTTCTTCTCCAGAACTGCGGCGAATTTGGATCGAATTCTTGCGAGATAAAGCCCGAATTAATCCCGAAGGCGGACCGATTCAAGTCGATGAACGGAAGCTGTATCGGGATAACCAATTAGAGTTTAAATCTAGCAAAGTTGTAGGATTTGCCTTTCCTCAACGGTCGGATTATATCAATGGTAATGTCCTGATTCCTTTATTATGGGGGGATACGAATGTTTCTGTCTCCCTGCTTAAGTCATTGTGGCTGGCATTAGAACTTTCTTTATCCTTAGAGGTCGGATTTCCATTCATTGTCAGTTCCCATTTGGAAATAGACCCTTCTGCGGAGGTGTATGGCAAAGTCGAAGGAATTCCCACCTCCCTCAGTCCGTTACTAGAAACCGGGCAGTATAGTCGGGAAAATGCAGCCAAAATTCGGGACAGACTCCGATGTCTTGGACCGCTAGTTTTAGCCGTTGCCAGCCCTAAAAAACGGGATGATTGCCTGTATGATTTAGCGCGGGCAACCTCACAACCCTTTAGCCTTTACTATGTTTTATTACGATGGATTTTGCGAGAGAAAGAGAATCCCAACTGGGAAACAATCTGGAGTGAAATTTGTGAGCCCCTGAATACTTTACTGGAGAGTCTTATGCCCAAGGAGAATCATACCTTAACGCAATACCTCAAACAAGCGGCGCAACTGGCAGTCGCCGGAAAAATTTGGGGTTCTTCTTATAAGCGGACCGCTTCCATAGAACCATTTGGGAATTTTATTGCCGCTATTCGTTCTCAAAAGCCTTACATGGATTTGGACCTAATATTTGCCGCCCTGGTGCAAAATTATCATACCCGGCTCGATCGCATTCGAGAGCATGGGGTGGGCGCAACCAAGTTCGAGCAAATCAAGGACTATTATCAGGTCCTGCGGCAACTGTATGAAGAAGTCTATCAAGGTCGAGCCGAAAAGCTTATGGCTGACCAAAAAACCTTGGAATCGGCTTACTTTTTCTTCCTGCAAGATGCGAGAAATAAAGCCAAGGCTGAGTCTGAAAATTCCGAAATTGAAGTAACTGAAACTGTTGAATAG
- the glgA gene encoding glycogen synthase GlgA, whose translation MYIVQIASECAPVIKAGGLGDVVYGLSRELENRGHTVELILPKYDCMRYDHIWGLHDAYKDLFVPWYGGAVHCSVYCGWVHGRVCFFIEPHCEDNFFNRGCYYGCSDDNMRFAFFSKAALEFLLRSNKRPDVIHCHDWQTGLVPVLLYEIYKYNGMWNQRVCYTIHNFKHQGPAGSEVLRGTGLNQDSYYFQYDRLRDNFNPFAINLMKGGIVYSNAVTTVSPHHAWEAHYTEVGSGLGHTLHLHQDKFTGVLNGIDYDFWNPETDRYIPSHFSIDDFEGKQQAKKALRSQLLLQDEDKPIIAYIGRLDQQKGVHLVHHAMYYALSKGAQFVLLGSATEPAINDHFWHEKQFLNDNPDCHLELGFNEELSHLIYAGSDMILVPSNYEPCGLTQMIGLKYGTVPIVRGVGGLVNTVFDRDYDQNKPPEKRNGYVFYETDHAAVESAMSRAIDLWYESPKEFRELAIQGMEYDYSWNYPGKNYVEIYESIRHK comes from the coding sequence ATGTACATCGTACAGATTGCCTCGGAATGCGCCCCCGTAATTAAAGCGGGCGGATTAGGGGATGTGGTTTATGGATTAAGCCGAGAATTGGAGAATCGGGGCCATACGGTGGAACTGATTCTGCCCAAATATGATTGTATGCGCTATGACCATATTTGGGGCCTTCATGATGCCTATAAGGACTTGTTCGTGCCTTGGTATGGGGGGGCGGTGCACTGTTCTGTGTATTGTGGATGGGTCCACGGGCGGGTTTGCTTCTTTATTGAACCCCACTGCGAGGATAATTTCTTTAACCGTGGCTGTTACTATGGGTGCAGTGATGATAATATGCGCTTTGCATTTTTTAGCAAGGCAGCTTTAGAATTTCTCCTCAGAAGTAATAAGCGACCTGATGTTATCCATTGTCATGACTGGCAAACAGGTTTAGTTCCCGTCTTGTTGTACGAAATCTACAAGTATAATGGGATGTGGAATCAGCGGGTTTGTTACACGATTCACAACTTTAAGCATCAAGGACCTGCGGGTTCGGAGGTGCTTAGAGGAACGGGTCTGAATCAAGATTCCTATTACTTCCAATACGATCGCCTCCGGGATAATTTCAATCCTTTTGCTATAAATCTCATGAAAGGTGGCATTGTTTATTCTAATGCGGTGACGACGGTTTCCCCTCACCATGCTTGGGAAGCGCATTACACCGAGGTGGGGTCGGGATTAGGCCATACCTTACATTTGCATCAGGATAAGTTTACCGGGGTTCTAAATGGGATTGATTATGATTTCTGGAATCCGGAAACAGACCGCTACATTCCCTCTCATTTCAGTATTGATGATTTTGAGGGCAAGCAGCAAGCGAAGAAAGCTCTGCGATCGCAATTATTGTTGCAAGATGAAGATAAACCGATTATTGCCTATATTGGACGACTGGACCAACAAAAGGGTGTGCATTTAGTTCACCATGCGATGTACTATGCCCTGAGTAAAGGGGCGCAGTTTGTCCTCCTGGGTTCAGCGACGGAACCGGCCATTAATGACCATTTCTGGCATGAGAAACAGTTCTTAAATGATAATCCCGACTGTCATTTGGAGTTGGGCTTTAATGAAGAGTTATCCCATCTCATCTATGCCGGTTCAGATATGATTCTGGTTCCGAGTAATTATGAACCCTGTGGGTTAACCCAGATGATTGGCTTGAAATATGGCACGGTTCCAATTGTGCGTGGGGTTGGGGGATTGGTGAATACGGTATTTGACCGAGATTATGACCAGAATAAGCCACCGGAAAAACGGAATGGCTATGTGTTTTATGAAACGGATCACGCTGCGGTGGAGTCGGCGATGAGTCGGGCGATCGATTTGTGGTATGAGTCCCCGAAAGAGTTTCGAGAATTAGCAATTCAGGGTATGGAATATGATTACTCATGGAATTATCCTGGGAAAAATTATGTAGAGATTTACGAATCCATTCGGCATAAATAA
- the cas7d gene encoding type I-D CRISPR-associated protein Cas7/Csc2, with the protein MSIETLTQFLAPTYENFPKGRTIGMVVLRKTQSELILRTEGSGEPMCSEFVQAGFQHKNSLQRLVMTKRKQVAPERRFGREQLRGFELLYPNKDGAVCSLNTNAPCEMCIDCFLYGFAAGGGGAQKSRVWTEDAFSLLPTSETVAERTINAIFETGTMRDENGKASTALNTSEYIKPGVHFLDVVTLKDMTADEMRYVLGNILMTPRYGAVSSRIGRMENQILGIFGGITELPSSLELVQSLYDALIEANTPLEHPFDTDLLVEMTKGAIATWTNRRGISRQLTEEQLTDVIADVDRHWDGERETFLKRLDRSYETFRKPPAKASSSRKGKKNAEPVTPEG; encoded by the coding sequence ATGTCTATTGAAACCCTGACCCAATTCCTCGCGCCCACCTATGAAAATTTCCCAAAAGGTCGGACCATCGGGATGGTGGTCTTGCGGAAAACCCAATCTGAGTTAATTCTCCGCACTGAAGGCTCCGGCGAACCTATGTGCAGTGAATTTGTACAAGCTGGATTTCAGCATAAAAATTCCCTTCAGCGTTTAGTCATGACTAAACGCAAACAAGTCGCTCCTGAACGGCGATTTGGGCGGGAACAACTTCGCGGATTTGAGCTTTTATATCCGAACAAAGATGGGGCAGTCTGTTCCCTAAATACTAATGCGCCTTGTGAAATGTGTATCGATTGCTTTCTGTATGGATTTGCTGCCGGTGGAGGTGGCGCACAAAAAAGCCGGGTTTGGACGGAAGACGCATTTAGCTTATTACCAACCTCTGAAACCGTGGCCGAACGAACCATCAATGCGATTTTTGAAACGGGAACAATGCGCGATGAAAATGGCAAAGCATCAACCGCCCTCAATACCAGTGAGTATATCAAACCTGGGGTACATTTTCTGGATGTGGTGACCCTAAAAGATATGACTGCGGATGAAATGCGGTATGTTCTGGGTAATATTTTGATGACTCCCCGATATGGTGCGGTTTCTAGTCGCATCGGACGCATGGAAAACCAGATTTTAGGGATATTTGGAGGGATTACAGAACTGCCGAGTTCGTTGGAGTTGGTGCAAAGTCTCTACGATGCTTTAATAGAGGCAAACACTCCGTTAGAGCATCCGTTTGATACAGATTTGTTGGTAGAGATGACTAAAGGGGCGATCGCCACTTGGACAAACCGTCGGGGGATTTCTAGGCAACTAACGGAAGAGCAATTAACCGATGTAATCGCAGATGTTGACCGTCACTGGGATGGAGAGCGAGAAACCTTTCTCAAACGCCTGGATCGTTCTTATGAAACCTTCCGCAAACCTCCGGCAAAGGCTTCTAGCAGTCGGAAGGGCAAGAAAAATGCTGAACCTGTAACCCCAGAAGGTTAA
- a CDS encoding ATP-binding protein, producing MTDPIGDILLVDDRPDNLRLLLNILKDKGYKVRCVTNGAMALRVSLRHPPDLILLDIQMPEMNGYQVCEKLKADPETAEIPVIFLSVIEEATEKVHAFNVGAADYITKPFQVKEVVARVENQLQILRLQNKLKEQNIRLEQEIRERKAIEQQLLELNREMKRSNQELEQFAYVVSHDLQAPLGTIASFAQLLQNRYPDKLDSKALQFIERIISGSLTMQQLIDDLLQYSRVGRMTQVFETVNCDRVLSQALANLETQIKETQALITHDPLPAIAGNSMGLLQLFQNLISNALKYRHPDISPRIHITVSLQEDMWSFSIQDNGIGIETKHLERIFQIFQRLHSDKEYPGTGIGLAICKKIVELHGGKIWVESCPVQGSTFYFTIPAHKTQENPLMESPKL from the coding sequence ATGACCGATCCCATCGGAGATATTTTATTAGTAGACGATCGCCCGGATAACCTCCGCTTGCTTTTAAATATTTTGAAAGACAAAGGTTATAAAGTCCGGTGCGTGACCAATGGTGCGATGGCCCTCCGAGTGTCCCTCAGACATCCTCCTGACTTGATCTTGCTGGATATCCAAATGCCCGAAATGAACGGGTATCAAGTCTGTGAAAAACTTAAAGCCGATCCGGAAACCGCCGAAATTCCCGTGATTTTTTTAAGCGTGATTGAAGAGGCTACCGAAAAGGTCCATGCCTTTAATGTCGGCGCAGCGGACTATATCACCAAACCCTTTCAAGTCAAAGAAGTGGTGGCGCGGGTGGAAAACCAACTGCAAATTTTGCGACTGCAAAATAAGCTGAAAGAGCAAAATATCCGACTCGAACAGGAAATTCGAGAGCGCAAAGCCATCGAACAGCAGTTACTGGAATTAAACCGGGAAATGAAACGGTCTAATCAGGAACTTGAACAGTTTGCTTATGTGGTTTCCCATGACTTACAAGCGCCTTTAGGAACCATTGCCAGCTTTGCCCAACTGTTACAAAACCGTTACCCAGATAAACTCGATAGCAAAGCCCTTCAGTTTATTGAGCGCATCATCAGTGGGAGTCTGACGATGCAACAGTTGATTGATGACTTATTGCAATACTCCCGAGTCGGGAGAATGACACAAGTCTTTGAAACGGTCAATTGCGATCGGGTACTCTCCCAGGCACTGGCTAATCTCGAAACCCAAATCAAGGAAACTCAAGCCCTAATCACCCATGATCCATTACCGGCGATCGCTGGCAATAGCATGGGGTTATTGCAATTGTTTCAAAACTTAATCAGTAACGCCCTAAAATACCGTCACCCCGATATTTCCCCCAGAATTCATATTACTGTCTCTCTACAGGAGGATATGTGGAGCTTTTCCATTCAGGATAATGGAATTGGCATAGAGACCAAGCACCTAGAACGGATATTTCAAATTTTTCAGCGGCTCCATTCCGACAAAGAATACCCCGGAACAGGTATCGGACTTGCCATTTGTAAAAAAATTGTCGAATTGCATGGGGGGAAAATCTGGGTCGAATCTTGTCCGGTACAGGGTTCAACATTTTACTTTACCATCCCGGCTCACAAAACCCAAGAGAATCCCTTGATGGAATCTCCTAAATTATAA
- the pbpC gene encoding penicillin-binding protein 1C, translating into MSKMSAIGLFVQQLGLRRHPKLRGSLKILLGMGLVGATVRMLPYLAPIGAEDIAQNEQAVTFSDRNGLPLGTLLTRDQDHTAVVALDQVSESFLQAIIAAEDKRYYQHGAVDLQAVARAVLEAVQARSLVSGASTITMQLARMLEPAPRTLPHKLGEVWVSWRLFAGMNRDEILHAYINRLPMGGNIYGVEAAARTYFGLPASELNLAHASILAAIPNAPNYYNPYSNWRSLKKRQRYVLDRMIADGYITPEEATRAEQEEIQVLLPDRGIIAAPHFLFWLANRLPDGVSTVQTTLDRPLQQFVQTQVQEVVRSLAAHQVNHAAALVIDNHTGEVLAYVGSPNYFADAQQGRNDGVQALRQPGSALKPFLYEFALEIGAIAPNQILADVPTHYAIPGAQLYSPVDYSERFLGPVRVRSALANSLNVPTVRVLEQVGVERFLGRLHQLGFEHLTKSPDYYGLGLALGSGEVSLWELARAYVAIARNGDLIPLSVTPGSRLPAASAQPLPESSYWALIGDMLSDRYARSQAFGVESVLSLPFPAAVKTGTSSDYRDTWTVGYTVDYTVATWVGNFSGDRMRKVSGVTGAAPLWNRIMLHLHETREPAALPTPDNLVQHPICAVTGLKPQPDCPSVVLEYLAPEHLSAYNRGEKFELSQEYNSWLARQSQPQLSGDRLKIAFPENDDYFILDSSDATPRIQFKLAIAPETPIEWWLIGPSGKQQLTTEANHALFWPMEVGEWTLEVKSGDLSDRVTFQVQPPDNGPIRQGFRVRSEEEK; encoded by the coding sequence ATGAGCAAAATGTCCGCAATCGGCTTATTCGTTCAGCAATTGGGGTTGAGGCGACATCCCAAATTGCGGGGTTCTCTGAAAATTTTACTGGGGATGGGGTTAGTGGGGGCAACGGTGCGGATGTTGCCTTATTTAGCGCCGATCGGTGCGGAAGATATTGCCCAAAATGAACAAGCGGTTACCTTTAGCGATCGCAATGGACTCCCCCTGGGAACCCTGCTCACTCGGGACCAAGATCATACCGCTGTGGTGGCGCTTGATCAGGTGTCTGAATCGTTTCTCCAGGCGATTATTGCCGCAGAGGATAAGCGCTATTATCAGCATGGCGCAGTAGATTTACAAGCCGTCGCCCGGGCGGTTTTGGAAGCAGTACAAGCGCGATCGCTGGTTTCCGGTGCCTCCACGATTACGATGCAATTGGCGCGGATGCTGGAACCTGCCCCTCGCACTTTGCCCCATAAACTGGGTGAAGTTTGGGTGTCTTGGCGACTGTTTGCGGGGATGAACCGAGATGAAATTCTCCACGCTTATATTAACCGTCTGCCGATGGGGGGAAATATCTATGGGGTAGAAGCGGCGGCGCGGACTTATTTCGGACTCCCCGCTTCGGAACTCAACCTGGCTCATGCCAGTATTCTTGCGGCAATTCCCAATGCACCGAATTATTATAATCCCTATTCTAATTGGCGATCGCTGAAAAAGCGGCAGCGCTATGTTCTCGATCGCATGATCGCTGATGGTTATATTACCCCAGAGGAAGCAACTCGGGCGGAACAAGAAGAAATCCAGGTTTTGTTGCCCGATCGCGGCATTATCGCCGCCCCTCACTTTCTGTTTTGGCTGGCTAATCGCTTGCCGGACGGGGTTTCTACAGTACAAACAACCCTGGATCGACCTTTGCAGCAGTTTGTGCAAACCCAGGTTCAGGAGGTGGTCCGTTCCCTGGCGGCGCATCAGGTGAATCATGCGGCAGCGTTAGTGATTGACAATCATACTGGGGAAGTGTTGGCTTATGTCGGTTCTCCCAATTACTTCGCCGACGCGCAACAGGGGCGGAATGATGGGGTACAGGCGTTACGCCAACCGGGTTCGGCGCTCAAACCATTTTTGTATGAGTTTGCCTTAGAAATTGGCGCGATCGCCCCGAATCAGATTTTAGCGGATGTTCCCACCCATTATGCCATCCCCGGGGCGCAGTTGTATAGTCCGGTGGATTATAGTGAACGATTTTTAGGGCCGGTACGAGTGCGATCGGCACTGGCAAATTCCCTGAATGTGCCGACGGTGCGGGTTTTGGAACAGGTGGGGGTGGAGCGGTTTTTGGGGCGCTTGCATCAGTTAGGGTTTGAGCATCTCACGAAATCCCCGGACTATTATGGGTTAGGGTTAGCTTTGGGGAGTGGGGAAGTGAGTTTATGGGAGTTGGCGCGGGCTTATGTGGCGATCGCCCGCAATGGGGATTTGATTCCGTTGTCCGTGACTCCGGGTAGCCGTCTCCCGGCTGCCTCTGCACAACCCCTCCCGGAATCCTCCTATTGGGCGCTGATTGGGGATATGTTGAGCGATCGCTATGCCCGATCGCAGGCGTTTGGGGTGGAGTCGGTCCTGAGTTTACCCTTCCCCGCAGCGGTGAAAACCGGGACTTCTTCCGATTATCGGGATACTTGGACGGTGGGATATACGGTGGATTATACCGTGGCAACTTGGGTGGGGAATTTTAGTGGCGATCGCATGAGAAAAGTATCAGGGGTCACGGGTGCGGCCCCCTTGTGGAATCGGATTATGTTACATCTCCATGAAACCCGGGAACCGGCGGCTTTGCCGACTCCGGACAATCTGGTTCAGCATCCTATATGTGCCGTAACGGGATTAAAACCACAGCCCGATTGTCCCTCGGTGGTTCTGGAATATTTGGCCCCGGAACATTTGAGCGCGTATAATCGGGGGGAGAAATTTGAGTTATCTCAGGAGTATAATAGCTGGTTGGCAAGGCAAAGTCAACCTCAATTGTCGGGAGATCGGTTGAAAATTGCCTTTCCTGAAAACGATGATTATTTTATCTTAGATTCGAGCGATGCTACACCGCGCATTCAATTTAAGTTAGCCATTGCACCGGAAACACCCATAGAATGGTGGTTAATCGGTCCATCGGGGAAACAGCAATTGACAACCGAGGCGAATCATGCTTTATTTTGGCCGATGGAGGTGGGGGAATGGACGTTAGAAGTTAAAAGTGGAGACTTGAGCGATCGAGTGACCTTTCAAGTGCAACCCCCGGATAATGGACCCATTCGCCAAGGATTTCGGGTCAGAAGTGAGGAGGAGAAATGA
- the cas5d gene encoding type I-D CRISPR-associated protein Cas5/Csc1, with translation MSLLTTIENTRANLPLFKQARLVELWCAEPVFFASRELSDAYYTEGVLGNYALAYALGWVRSPYRLSGTATWRPTYLEDLGGLSDCYVLPAWPKQGKVTFRWERFNALSDSYWYAMTNNRVATSREDLPVQREGKKPNSFRPSNFPQSGRLRTIARGNLFQTLVFGNRELPDYIRVGKFMSKVRVEVISELKQVALSEGMYQSSAYLNTADLPAELQMLSFDLISIPPAPLVKNLRFQGAAWQFGEIIVPVGICFCGGGIK, from the coding sequence ATGTCACTCCTCACAACTATAGAGAATACCCGGGCAAATTTGCCTTTGTTTAAACAGGCACGTTTGGTCGAATTGTGGTGTGCAGAACCCGTTTTTTTTGCCTCCCGAGAATTGTCCGACGCTTATTATACCGAGGGAGTCTTGGGAAACTATGCCTTAGCTTATGCTTTGGGTTGGGTCCGTTCACCCTATCGCCTGTCTGGAACTGCCACCTGGCGACCCACTTACCTGGAAGATTTGGGTGGACTTTCGGATTGTTATGTCTTACCCGCTTGGCCTAAGCAGGGCAAAGTTACATTTCGTTGGGAACGATTTAATGCACTGTCTGATTCTTATTGGTATGCGATGACAAATAATCGAGTCGCCACCAGTCGCGAGGATTTGCCCGTCCAACGTGAGGGAAAAAAGCCCAATTCATTTAGACCTAGCAATTTTCCACAGTCGGGAAGGTTACGAACGATCGCCCGAGGAAATCTGTTTCAAACTTTAGTCTTTGGCAATCGCGAATTACCCGATTACATTCGCGTGGGTAAATTTATGAGTAAGGTTCGAGTCGAGGTGATTTCAGAACTGAAACAGGTTGCCTTATCTGAGGGGATGTACCAAAGTAGCGCTTATCTGAATACGGCAGATTTACCCGCAGAGTTGCAGATGCTCTCCTTTGATTTAATCTCAATCCCACCAGCACCTTTAGTCAAAAATCTCCGATTTCAGGGTGCTGCTTGGCAATTTGGCGAAATCATTGTTCCCGTCGGTATCTGTTTTTGTGGTGGAGGAATCAAATAA